In the Neospora caninum Liverpool complete genome, chromosome Ia genome, one interval contains:
- a CDS encoding conserved putative aminotransferase class V domain-containing protein: protein MQFHKQAVPPALSSSLVPLSSLSPRLLSRVYEDTLGEAYGLETPFTSASAAALPAPSRARPLLYADYAASGRALRSVENFLLRRVLPLYGNTHTQESATGKQANQLLEEARHIVKMYFNGGHKDAVIFCGGGASAAVPKFLQILLLSAPHAAACVAPHAASGDLGRRRAQPLLFSSAPSSSFLSTFFALFEEDRWGSFVCRLCGARLKTPAHARRHMPVHPEFRASSLVSRSPASSPAARSPAGDRPSRSASSASSAPSPPGDPHAASEPRPGTLSGAEACPRAGRVERRTRVHLRLHFFVDPCCHHSSFLPFQELAAAPVPASASSTPCAPGSCSASACSEAPAGSHAEGRYSYHAEAQRTGASGRMQAEETAADEAGTCPVDMHFYFSFFDLDARTATLLPLSVFEKLKEEERVCARLNDACRQAAQSRTETEAARDKEADRGDHAAARETPREDTVYVSLPICIFSAASNVTGLISPALSSSSGVSDLSQESMSQLNRVVHAFGGLACWDLAGAASHVRVNVNLEAGDKLHWNAGRLESSAHADGATKEAAGREGASPAEEIDEQNASADVVFFSPHKLLGGPGSCGLLLLKKKLLLSDLPAHPGGGSVYLVSGHKAAVYTLDRSEHREEAGSPNLLAIVRAAAAIRFLQQLPMDLVRSREELWTRKLLHRLRSHPRIQIVGPLHPRVGIISLLFRYGNASSASPQPSSECLCPQRNYAFGGGLYLHQNFVVALLNDLFGIQVRGGCLCASPYTSFLLSIHPALLETIEAMLLHTGQDLFRPGVVRVSLHGLMRSEELDKLSAALLWIASNGWKLMTRYEVTPESGQWRVKGWGGRREEAVRTWISEASFLPKGDSEDSAAERSDRASSLRSLEAPPAQGHAREESTLSGKALASSHALVEGRIPRISETLDEMLNFADAVLASHLCHFHASAAPSFHLLHLPPPDVASLVPPTLCLRPGVAACEPANGAPGRFEERHPKEIDSCPRDGHAAARGQDGEGRGRPVKTGDESTRETRSSWTPSTSAAETAASLVWFALPADAAFSIAQWSGKGGRREIVRGEMSASEVTRVLDAAPHSLSPEALPFDRDAGLAPSLSPHAIRWVSPGVSGQAHAAGKRGDARGETREGKAPSLDRPEHACFQLRLFTGAQCCSCWTAQDEGRLREVEGSEGGRGDGTGVHAEERNETKIFEEDWQLPSVETSGEGNRHDAAGPAGEAAPTSAAQDGETLSETLRPQTHARGPSQTHADSGEVRELRRQVEALREALRRERENGERLSAAREHPPQKGNRRQKLAAETPTKNEDPGQTRNGSGGTPPTNSRPKEEPSSSGSSSSSGSSSSSGSSSSPGSSSSSGSSASPGSSSSSGSSSSSGSSSSSGSSSSPGSSSSSGAAEPSARSCLPILPIPRTLRRTVGEAIRSFDMIREGDRLLVGISGGKDSLTLLHVLRDLQRRAPVSFSLAAATVDPVTPEFNPRPLIKYMEDLGIRYHYLRLPIMALAKERMQRQSICAFCSRLKRGLLYSCMRKHGYNVLVLGQHLDDACESFLMSAFHNGVLNTMKGHYVNADGDLRICRPLITTRERETAQFAGTHRLPVIADNCPACFAAPKERHRMKMLLSEQEMEFPHLFQNLLKSLTPLIAVSAAASRASKSGTKRNREDREAVDEGSPAGVHRGEKRERRPDPPAGRASGSEQLLATVEDFAGDAVDDILRHAGRRGDEGSEAGRKQAPERGAAPFSPRNADEKKKETEGKSRAEEQDEAAELVVTACGLRSDGMCRRV, encoded by the exons ATGCAGTTCCACAAACAGGCCGTGCCTCccgctctgtcttcttccctcgttcccctctcttctctgtcgcctcgccttctctctcgagtctATGAAGACACCCTCGGGGAGGCCTACGGCCTCGAGACGCCGTTCActtccgcctccgctgcgGCTCTGCCGGcgccctcgcgcgctcggcctctcctctACGCAGACTACGCAGCGAGTGGAAGGGCTCTTCGAAGCGTCGAAAacttcctgcttcgccgcgttctcccgctctacggcaacacacacacgcaggaaAGCGCCACAGGCAAACAGGCTAACCAACTGCTTGAGGAG GCACGTCACATTGTGAAGATGTATTTCAATGGCGGCCACAAGGACGCCGTGATTTTTTGCGGCGGAGGCGCATCGGCGGCGGTACCAAAGTTTCTTCAGATTCTCCTGCTTTCAgctccgcatgcagctgccTGTGTCgctccgcatgcagcctcTGGCGACCTTGGGCGTCGGCGAGCGcagccgcttctcttctcttctgctccttcttcctcgttcctctcgaccttcttcgcgctctttgAAGAAGACCGCTGGGGAAGCTTCGTCTGTCGACTCTGTGGCGCGCGTCTCAAAACtccggcgcatgcgcggcgtCACATGCCTGTCCATCCCGAGTTccgtgcttcctctctcgtctcgcggtCCCCGGCgtcctctcccgccgctcGTTCGCCCGCGGGGGATCGTCCGTCTCGTTCGgcctcctctgcctcctctgcgccttcgcctccgggGGATCCTCACGCGGCTTCAGAACCGCGTCCTGGCACACTGTCTGGAGCAGAGGCATGCCCGCGCGCCGGGCGAGTCGAGCGCCGCACGCGCGTTCACTTGCGCCTGCACTTCTTCGTGGATCCTTGCTGCCACcattcttcgtttctccctttccagGAGCTGGCTGCTGCGCCCGTTCCCGCGTCCGCGTCTTCGACTCCGTGCGCGCCAGGCTCCTGCTCGGCCTCCGCCTGCTcagaggcgcctgcgggcTCCCACGCGGAGGGGCGGTACTCCTACCACGCGGAGGCTCAGCGGACGGGGGCGtcggggcgcatgcaggcggaggagacagcggctgATGAGGCGGGGACGTGTCCAGTCGACATGCACTTCTacttctcctttttcgacCTCGACGCTCGCACCGCGACCCTGTTGCCCTTGTCCGTGTTCGAAAAGCTgaaagaggaggagcgcGTCTGTGCGCGTCTGAACGACGCGTGCAGGCAGGCCGCACAGTcgcgcacagagacagaagccgcgagagacaaagaggcggACCGGGGCGATCACGCAGCTgctcgagagacgccgcgcgaAGACACTGTCTACGTGTCGCTGCCCATCTGCATCTTCTCAGCAGCCTCGAACGTCACTGGCCTCATCagccccgctctctcttcctcctccggCGTGTCCGACCTGTCCCAGGAGTCAATGTCGCAACTCAACCGCGTGGTGCACGCCTTTGGGGGTTTGGCGTGCTGGGACTTGGCCGGCGCAGCCTCCCACGTGCGGGTGAACGTCAACCTGGAAGCTGGCGACAAACTGCATTGGAACGCGGGACGACTCGAAAgttctgcgcatgcagacggcgCGACCAAAGAGGCAGCTGGGCGTGAgggcgcgtctccagcggaAGAAATCGACGAACAAAACGCAAGCGCTgacgtcgttttcttctcgccccacAAACTCCTCGGTGGACCCGGAAGCTGCG GTCTCCttctgctgaagaagaagctgctACTCTCCGACCTGCCGGCGCACCCTGGCGGCGGCTCCGTCTACCTGGTTTCCGGGCACAAAGCAGCTGTCTATACACTCGATCGCAGTGAGCACCGGGAGGAAGCGGGTAGCCCCAACCTGCTGGCGATTGTTCGCGCGGCCGCCGCCATTCGTTTTCTGCAGCAACTGCCGATGGACCTGGTCAGGAGCCGCGAGGAGCTGTGGACTCGAAAGCTGCTACACAGACTTCGTTCACACCCGCG GATTCAGATCGTCGGGCCTCTCCACCCGCGGGTGGGCATcatctcgcttctctttcgatACGGGAACGCGagttctgcgtctccgcagccgTCTTCGGAGTGTCTGTGCCCGCAGCGAAACTACGCCTTTGGCGGCGGGCTGTATCTCCACCAGAACTTTGTCGTGGCGCTCCTGAACGACTTGTTCGGGATTCAGGTTCGCGGTGGGTGTCTTTGCGCCTCCCCATACACCTCGTTTCTGCTGTCCATACACCCGGCGCTGCTGGAGACGATCGAGGCGATGCTTCTCCACACCGGCCAGGATCTGTTTCGGCCAGGCGTCGTCCGTGTGAGCCTACACGGCCTCATGCGCAGCGAGGAGTTGGACAAACTTTCGGCGGCGCTGCTGTGGATTGCCTCGAACGGATGGAAGCTGATGACGAG ATACGAAGTGACGCCGGAGTCCGGGCAGTGGCGCGTGAAAGGCTGGGGCGGCCGTCGCGAGGAGGCTGTGCGAACGTGGATTTCCGAGGCGTCCTTTCTtccgaaaggagacagtgaaGACAGCGCCGCGGAGCGGAGCGACCgagcctcttctcttcggagcctcgaggcgccgcctgcaCAGGGACACGCACGGGAAGAGTCCACCCTGTCTGGAAAGGCTCTTGCGTCTTCGCATGCACTTGTTGAGGGGCGAATTCCGCGAATCAGCGAAACCCTCGACGAAATGCTGAACTTTGCCGACGCAGTTTTGGCGTCACATCTTTGTCATTTTCACGCATCCGCAGCGCCTTCCTTCCATCTGCTCCACCTGCCGCCGCCAGACGTTGCCAGCCTCGTCCCGCCGACCCTGTGCCTGCGTCCAggcgtcgctgcatgcgagcCTGCGAACGGGGCTCCCGGACGAttcgaagagagacacccgaaagAGATCGACTCTTGCCCTCGAGACGGCCATGCCGCAGCTAGAGgacaagacggagaaggacgtGGAAGGCCGGTGAAGACTGGAGACGAATCGACCAGAGAGACCCGCTCCTCGTGGACGCCGTCGACGtcagcggcagagacagccgcttCGCTGGTCTGGTTTGCTCTCCCAGCAGACGCCGCCTTTTCCATTGCGCAGTGGTCTgggaaaggcggaaggcgcgagatCGTGCGCGGCGAGATGAGCGCTTCGGAGGTGACCCGGGTCCTGGATGCCGCACCCCACAGCCTGTCTCCGGAAGCTTTGCCCTTCGACCGCGACGCGGGCCTGGCGCCCAGCCTCAGTCCCCACGCGATCCGGTGGGTGTCTCCAGGTGTCTCTGgtcaggcgcatgcagcggggaaacgcggcgacgcccgaggcgagacacgcgaaggaaaggcgccgTCGCTGGACAGACCCGAACACGCCTGCTTCCAGCTCCGTCTCTTCACTGGGGCGCAGTGCTGTTCATGCTGGACAGCGCAGGACGAAGGGCGATTGAGGGAGGtcgagggaagcgaaggcgggCGTGGCGACGGGACcggagtgcatgcagaagaaaggaacgagacAAAGATATTCGAAGAAGACTGGCAGCTTCCGTCCGTGGAGACGTCGGGGGAGGGAAATCGTCACGACGCAGCCGGACcggcaggcgaagcggcTCCAACCTCGGCGGCgcaagacggcgagacgctgTCGGAGACTCTTCGCCCtcagacacacgcgcgggGGCCTTCGCAGACACACGCGGACTCTGGAGAAGTCCGCGAGCTCAGACGGCAGGTGGAAGCTCTCAGAGAAGCTCtccggcgcgagagagaaaatggCGAGAGACTCAGCGCGGCAAGAGAACACCCACCGCAAAAGGGAAATCGGAGGCAGAAGCTGGCAGCTGAGACACCTACAAAAAACGAAGACCCCGGGCAAACTCGCAATGGCTCTGGCGGCACACCCCCGACAAACTCACGTCCCAAAGAAGaaccttcttcttctggatcttcatcttcttctggatcttcctcttcttctggctcttcgtcttctcctggctcttcgtcttcttctggatcttccgcttctcctggatcttcctcttcttctggatcttcctcttcttctggatcttcctcttcttctggctcttcgtcttctcctggctcttcgtcttcttctggagcTGCCGAGCCTTCGGCAAGGAGTTGTCTTCCGATTCTTCCGATTCCTCGAACGCTGCGGCGGACTGTGGGCGAGGCCATTCGGAGCTTCGACATGAttcgcgaaggcgacaggctGCTCGTGGGCATCAGCGGCGGGAAAGACTCGCTCACGCTTCTGCACGTGCTCCGCGACCTGCAGCGACGCGCCCCCGTCAGCTTTTCGCTGGCAGCCGCGACCGTTGACCCAGTCACGCCCGAGTTCAATCCGCGGCCGTTGATCAAGTATATGGAGGATCTGG GAATTCGGTACCACTACCTTCGTCTCCCAATCATGGCCTTGGCGaaggagcgcatgcagaggcagtCCATCTGCGCCTTTTGCTCCCGCCTCAAGCGCGGGCTCCTCTACTCCTGCATGCGAAAA CACGGCTACAATGTCCTCGTTCTTGGACAGCATCTCGACGATGCATGCGAGTCGTTCCTCATGAGTGCCTTCCACAACGGAGTGTTAAACACCATGAAG GGACACTACGTCAACGCCGACGGAGACCTGCGCATCTGTCGCCCGCTCATCACAactcgggagagagaaacagcccAGTTCGCGGGGACGCACCGCTTGCCGGTCATCGCAGATAACTGCCCCGCGTGCTTTGCCGCACCGAAGGAA cGGCATCGCATGAAGATGCTTTTGAGTGAACAAGAAATGGAGTTCCCTCACCTCTTTCAAAACCTCCTCAAG TCGTTGACGCCGCTGATTGCCGTTTCTGCGGCCGCGAGTCGCGCGTCGAAATCTGGGACGAAGAGGAATCGCGAAGATCGCGAAGCGGTTGACGAAGGCAGTCCAGCGGGCGTCCaccgcggcgagaagcgagagagaaggcctgACCCACCCGCCGGACGCGCGTCGGGTTCCGAGCAGCTTCTCGCCACAGTCGAAGACTTTGCGGGCGACGCGGTCGACGACATCCTCCGCCAcgcagggagacgaggggacGAAGGATCCGAAGCGGGCCGGAAGCAAGctccggagagaggcgcagcgccTTTTAGTCCCCGAAacgcagacgagaaaaagaaggaaacggaagggaaaagcCGAGCGGAAGAGCAAGACGAAGCGGCGGAGCTCGTGGTGACTGCGTGCGGCCTGCGCAGTGACGGGATGTGTAGACGCGTTTAA